The following proteins are co-located in the Streptomyces sp. NBC_00435 genome:
- a CDS encoding chaplin translates to MRHSRRNGLIAAVVAGGGLAVVGVGGFAHADAGAGGHAERSPGLLSGNLLQLPVHAPVNVCGNTVSVVGVLNSAAGNQCVNQGPGGNGHQEQPGHPGSGSAHPSKPGAGNGAGNGPGTGAGHGSGNGGGAVADGRGKDSPGLLSGNGLQLPVDVPLNISGNSVSVVGVGNSSAGNTSVNGSTPVVEVPAQPPVTPRPVTPPAPPEGPSALAHTGAEGVGYLLSGGGALLLGGVLLYRRFRLN, encoded by the coding sequence AGGTGGACTGGCGGTCGTGGGGGTGGGTGGCTTCGCCCACGCCGACGCGGGTGCGGGTGGGCACGCGGAGCGGTCGCCGGGGTTGCTGTCCGGGAACCTGCTGCAACTCCCGGTCCACGCCCCGGTGAACGTGTGCGGGAACACCGTCAGCGTGGTCGGCGTGCTCAACTCGGCCGCCGGGAACCAGTGCGTGAACCAGGGCCCGGGCGGCAACGGGCACCAGGAACAGCCCGGTCATCCCGGGTCCGGGTCCGCGCACCCCTCGAAACCCGGCGCCGGAAACGGTGCGGGGAACGGCCCGGGGACCGGCGCGGGGCACGGATCGGGCAACGGTGGGGGAGCGGTGGCCGATGGGCGGGGAAAGGATTCTCCCGGGCTGCTCTCCGGCAACGGGCTCCAGCTCCCGGTCGACGTTCCGCTGAACATCAGCGGCAACTCGGTGAGCGTCGTCGGCGTCGGCAACTCCTCCGCGGGCAACACCTCCGTCAACGGATCGACCCCGGTCGTCGAGGTGCCCGCCCAGCCGCCGGTCACCCCGCGGCCCGTCACCCCGCCGGCCCCGCCCGAGGGTCCCTCGGCGCTCGCCCACACCGGGGCCGAGGGGGTCGGGTACCTGCTGTCCGGCGGTGGGGCCCTGCTGCTCGGCGGAGTACTGCTCTACCGCCGGTTCCGGCTCAACTAG